A window of Planctomycetota bacterium contains these coding sequences:
- a CDS encoding fumarate reductase/succinate dehydrogenase flavoprotein subunit, translating into MELRANAPSGPIETAWDRHRFDMKLVNPANRRKYTVLVVGSGLAGASAAATLGELGYQVRCFCIQDSPRRAHSIAAQGGINAAKNYSNDGDSVYRLFYDTIKGGDFRARERNVYRLAQISVQIIDHCVAQGVPFAREYGGYLVNRSFGGTQVARTFYARGQTGQQLLLGAYQALLRQVDRGTVRMHSRTEMLDLVVVDGRARGIVTRDLVTGRVESHAGDAVVLATGGYGNVYYLSTNAKGSNATAIWRAYKRGALFANPCFTQIHPTCIPVTGDYQSKLTLMSESLRNDGRIWVPKKKGDTRPPHQIPEEERDYYLERRYPAFGNLVPRDVASRAAKAVCDEGRGVGPGGLGVYLDLADAIRRLGPQAIREKYGNLLDMYQRITDEDPMKVPMRIYPAVHYTMGGLWVDYNLMSTIPGLFVIGEANFSDHGANRLGASALMQGLADGYFIVPSTLANYLAQTKLEKIGPDHAEFRRVEGEVGERLRKLLSIQGRRTVDSFHRELGKIVWDYCGMSRNEKGLREALRRIPALREEFWRDVKVVGGGEELNAALEKAGRVADFFELAELMCLDALERDESCGGHFREEHQTPEGEALRDDERFCHVAAWEYRGPDRPPARHVEPLTFEYVKPTQRSYK; encoded by the coding sequence ATGGAACTTCGCGCCAACGCTCCCTCGGGGCCGATCGAGACGGCGTGGGACCGCCATCGCTTCGACATGAAGCTCGTCAACCCCGCCAACCGCCGCAAGTACACCGTGCTGGTGGTCGGGTCGGGCCTGGCGGGGGCGTCGGCGGCGGCCACGCTCGGGGAGCTCGGCTATCAGGTGCGGTGCTTCTGCATCCAGGACAGCCCCCGGCGCGCTCACTCGATCGCCGCCCAGGGCGGCATCAACGCGGCGAAGAATTATTCCAACGACGGCGACAGCGTCTACCGGCTCTTCTACGACACGATCAAGGGCGGGGATTTCCGCGCGCGGGAGCGCAACGTCTATCGCCTCGCCCAGATCAGCGTTCAGATCATCGATCACTGCGTGGCCCAGGGGGTGCCCTTCGCGCGGGAGTACGGCGGTTATCTCGTCAACCGCTCCTTCGGCGGAACTCAGGTGGCCCGGACGTTCTACGCGCGGGGGCAGACGGGCCAGCAGCTTCTGCTCGGGGCGTATCAGGCGCTCCTTCGACAGGTGGACCGCGGCACGGTGCGGATGCATTCCCGGACCGAGATGCTGGATCTCGTCGTCGTGGACGGCCGGGCGCGGGGCATCGTGACGCGCGATCTCGTGACGGGAAGGGTCGAGTCCCACGCGGGCGACGCGGTCGTTCTGGCCACGGGCGGCTACGGAAACGTCTACTATCTTTCGACCAACGCCAAAGGGTCCAACGCCACCGCCATCTGGCGCGCGTACAAGCGCGGCGCGCTCTTCGCGAATCCCTGCTTCACGCAGATCCACCCGACCTGCATTCCGGTCACGGGCGACTATCAGTCGAAGCTCACCCTCATGAGCGAGTCGCTCCGCAACGACGGGCGCATCTGGGTGCCGAAGAAGAAGGGAGACACCCGCCCGCCGCACCAGATTCCCGAGGAGGAGCGGGACTACTACCTGGAGCGGCGCTACCCGGCGTTCGGGAACCTCGTTCCGCGGGACGTGGCCTCCCGGGCCGCCAAGGCGGTCTGCGACGAGGGGCGCGGCGTCGGCCCGGGGGGACTCGGCGTCTACCTGGATCTGGCCGACGCGATCCGCCGCCTGGGGCCTCAGGCGATCCGGGAGAAGTACGGGAACCTGCTCGACATGTACCAGCGGATCACCGACGAAGATCCCATGAAGGTCCCCATGCGGATCTATCCCGCGGTCCACTACACGATGGGCGGGCTGTGGGTGGACTACAACCTCATGAGCACGATTCCCGGCCTCTTCGTCATCGGCGAGGCCAACTTCTCCGATCACGGGGCCAACCGTCTGGGGGCGAGCGCCCTCATGCAGGGGCTGGCGGACGGCTATTTCATCGTTCCCTCCACGCTGGCGAATTATCTCGCGCAGACGAAGCTCGAGAAGATCGGGCCGGACCATGCCGAGTTCCGGCGGGTCGAAGGGGAGGTGGGGGAGCGCCTGCGGAAACTTCTTTCCATCCAGGGGCGCCGCACGGTGGATTCGTTCCACCGGGAGCTGGGGAAGATCGTGTGGGACTATTGCGGCATGAGCCGCAACGAGAAAGGCCTGCGGGAGGCGCTCCGCCGGATCCCGGCCCTGCGCGAGGAATTCTGGCGGGACGTCAAGGTCGTCGGCGGGGGCGAGGAACTCAACGCCGCGCTCGAGAAGGCCGGCCGCGTGGCGGATTTCTTCGAGCTGGCGGAACTCATGTGCCTGGACGCCCTGGAGCGGGACGAATCCTGCGGGGGCCATTTCCGGGAAGAGCACCAGACGCCCGAGGGGGAGGCGCTCCGGGACGACGAGCGTTTCTGCCACGTGGCCGCCTGGGAATATCGGGGACCGGACCGCCCGCCGGCGCGCCATGTGGAGCCCCTGACGTTCGAGTACGTCAAGCCCACCCAGCGGAGCTACAAGTAA
- a CDS encoding succinate dehydrogenase/fumarate reductase iron-sulfur subunit, producing the protein MNLTLRIWRQKDRRDAGRFVTYEVRDITPHMSFLEMLDVLNEDLIRKGEDPVAFDHDCREGICGTCGVVINGRPHGPWKATTTCQLHMRAFKDGDTIVIEPFRAAAFPVLKDLVVDRSAFDRILQAGGYISVNTGSAPEANTIPVPKPVQERAMNAAACIGCGACVAACPNAAAMLFAGAKITHLGVLPHGQPERWDRAVRMVEAMDAEGFGHCTNAGECSEVCPKEIPLEVIAHMNRDYLRARLRGAPAQAAEGGTG; encoded by the coding sequence ATGAATCTCACCCTCAGAATCTGGCGCCAGAAGGACCGCCGGGACGCGGGACGCTTCGTGACCTACGAGGTGCGGGACATCACGCCGCACATGTCGTTCCTGGAGATGCTGGACGTCCTCAACGAGGATCTGATCCGGAAGGGAGAGGATCCCGTGGCGTTCGATCACGACTGCCGCGAAGGGATTTGCGGGACGTGCGGCGTGGTGATCAACGGGCGGCCGCACGGTCCCTGGAAGGCCACGACAACCTGCCAGCTGCACATGCGGGCGTTCAAGGACGGCGACACGATCGTGATCGAGCCTTTCCGTGCGGCGGCGTTTCCGGTGCTCAAGGACCTCGTGGTGGACCGGAGCGCCTTCGACCGGATCCTCCAGGCGGGCGGCTACATCAGCGTGAACACGGGGAGCGCCCCCGAGGCCAACACGATTCCGGTTCCCAAACCCGTCCAGGAGCGCGCGATGAACGCGGCGGCCTGCATCGGATGCGGCGCCTGCGTGGCGGCCTGTCCGAACGCCGCGGCGATGCTCTTCGCGGGCGCCAAGATCACGCATCTGGGGGTGCTTCCGCACGGGCAGCCGGAGCGCTGGGACCGCGCGGTCCGCATGGTGGAGGCGATGGACGCGGAGGGGTTCGGCCACTGCACCAACGCGGGCGAGTGCAGCGAGGTCTGCCCCAAGGAGATTCCCCTCGAGGTCATCGCCCACATGAACCGGGACTACCTCCGCGCACGGCTCCGCGGCGCGCCCGCCCAGGCGGCCGAAGGCGGGACGGGCTAA
- a CDS encoding class II fumarate hydratase, with the protein MSEFRVEKDTMGEVRVPARAYWGAQTQRAVENFPVSGRRFGRSFILAIAHVKSACAEANLALKPGRMTPEIARAIQDACAEVAAGRHDDQFPVDVFQTGSGTSSNMNANEVIANLANEKLGGARGAYRPVHPNDHVNMSQSSNDVIPTVAHLAALLALRDELYPALDRLREALEKKARDFDGVVKLGRTHLMDAMPVRLGQEFGGYAAQIAKSREQIERAAQGLLELAIGGTAVGTGINAHREFGGRVAAILSKALGLPVREARNHFEAQGARDDLVMVSGALKGLACALIKIANDVRWMGSGPIGGLGELFLPDLQPGSSIMPGKVNPVMSEMLLQVAAQAIGHDLAVTLGGQSGNFELNVMIPVMIHNVLESISLLAAGCRLFAAKCVDGLRPNEERCAELLEKNPISATVLNPLIGYERAAKLVKEALARRASVKKLAVEQGLVRPEEADRIFDFRKMTEPGETAGGGGGGG; encoded by the coding sequence GTGAGCGAATTCCGCGTCGAAAAGGACACCATGGGCGAGGTCCGCGTCCCCGCGCGGGCCTACTGGGGCGCTCAGACGCAGCGGGCGGTCGAGAACTTCCCCGTCAGCGGCCGCCGGTTCGGACGATCGTTCATCCTGGCGATCGCTCACGTCAAGAGCGCCTGCGCGGAGGCGAACCTGGCCTTGAAACCCGGCCGGATGACTCCGGAGATCGCCCGGGCGATCCAGGACGCCTGCGCGGAGGTGGCCGCCGGACGCCACGACGACCAGTTCCCCGTGGACGTCTTCCAGACGGGCTCCGGGACCTCCTCGAACATGAACGCCAACGAGGTGATCGCCAACCTCGCCAACGAGAAGCTGGGCGGGGCGCGGGGCGCCTACCGGCCCGTGCATCCCAACGACCACGTCAACATGAGCCAGTCGTCCAACGACGTCATTCCCACCGTGGCGCATCTGGCGGCGCTTCTGGCCCTGCGGGACGAGCTCTATCCGGCGCTGGACCGCCTGCGGGAGGCGCTCGAGAAGAAGGCCCGGGACTTCGACGGGGTGGTCAAGCTCGGCCGCACGCACCTCATGGACGCGATGCCGGTGCGCCTCGGCCAGGAGTTCGGGGGGTACGCCGCGCAAATCGCCAAGAGCCGGGAGCAGATCGAGCGGGCCGCGCAGGGACTTCTCGAGCTGGCGATCGGAGGCACGGCGGTCGGAACGGGGATCAACGCCCACCGCGAGTTCGGCGGGCGCGTCGCGGCGATCCTGTCGAAGGCGCTGGGGCTCCCCGTCCGGGAGGCGCGCAATCACTTCGAAGCGCAGGGAGCGCGGGACGACCTCGTGATGGTGTCGGGTGCCCTGAAGGGCCTGGCCTGCGCGCTCATCAAGATCGCCAACGACGTGCGCTGGATGGGGTCGGGCCCGATCGGCGGCCTCGGGGAGCTTTTCCTTCCGGACCTCCAGCCGGGCTCCTCGATCATGCCCGGGAAGGTCAACCCGGTCATGAGCGAGATGCTCCTTCAGGTGGCCGCGCAGGCGATCGGCCACGATCTGGCGGTGACGCTGGGCGGACAGAGCGGGAACTTCGAGCTCAACGTCATGATTCCCGTCATGATCCATAACGTGCTCGAATCGATTTCGCTGCTGGCGGCGGGATGCCGGCTCTTCGCGGCCAAGTGCGTGGACGGCCTGCGGCCGAACGAGGAGCGGTGCGCCGAGCTGCTGGAGAAGAATCCCATTTCGGCGACGGTGCTCAATCCGCTCATCGGCTACGAGCGGGCGGCCAAACTCGTCAAGGAGGCGCTCGCCCGCCGCGCCAGCGTGAAGAAGCTGGCCGTGGAGCAGGGTCTGGTGCGGCCGGAGGAAGCCGACCGGATCTTCGACTTCCGGAAGATGACCGAGCCGGGGGAGACGGCCGGCGGAGGCGGAGGCGGCGGTTAG
- a CDS encoding serine/threonine-protein kinase, giving the protein MAHLTCVSCGQPCDLPPAGSPPPRRCAACGGLLVVAADSSRPAPPPPADEKLPPLGVFGKYRLDRIVGRGGMAVVYDARDLTLDRRVALKVLFNRKTERPRQALQEWQRFVQEARVGANLPKHPAICTLYEAGVIEDRRYLAMEFVEGRPFGDWRHAGAPLREQVRVLRDVALAVHSAHEQGVLHRDLKPANILVDSAGRPFITDFGLAKNLEASGAISLTPSGFVVGSPAYMSPEQARGRDDLDRRTDVYALGAILYEVLTGRPPVEGKGPVEMLSKVVDGAIDPPSERARKLGLPPPDPGLEAICRKAMAPDPEKRYATAEAMAADLGRWLGESPSPSRRRGSRAAWAAAAGALALLAALVPLLPSSSPHARRHALLVVGASARMNAPDTAIRTRLNGLGFAVTVVDAGLLVPADVEEKGLIALAPSLPGKDFAEAERFAALPVPILCAGPDLWDALGMTLGAAEAERNDAERPTEVEIRTPGGHPLGAGLSGPVRFFRRPVAVRRVRPAEGALVVASVPGDPTRPLVFAYPKGAAMRRRTAPAPRVGFLFPEDPEVPLDEAGWALFDAAVRWCLSPEP; this is encoded by the coding sequence GTGGCCCATCTGACGTGCGTGTCCTGCGGCCAACCCTGCGATCTCCCGCCGGCCGGGAGCCCTCCGCCGCGGCGCTGCGCGGCCTGCGGGGGACTTCTCGTCGTGGCGGCGGATTCCTCGCGGCCCGCGCCGCCGCCTCCGGCGGACGAGAAGCTTCCGCCGCTGGGCGTCTTCGGCAAGTATCGCCTCGACCGCATCGTGGGACGCGGCGGCATGGCCGTGGTCTACGACGCGCGGGATCTCACCCTGGACCGCCGCGTGGCCCTCAAGGTGCTGTTCAACCGCAAGACCGAGCGCCCCAGGCAGGCTCTGCAGGAATGGCAGCGCTTCGTGCAGGAGGCGCGGGTGGGGGCGAACCTCCCCAAGCATCCCGCCATCTGCACGCTCTACGAAGCCGGCGTCATCGAGGACCGCCGCTATCTGGCCATGGAGTTCGTCGAGGGGCGCCCGTTCGGGGACTGGCGGCACGCCGGCGCGCCCCTGCGCGAACAGGTGCGCGTCCTGCGGGACGTCGCCCTCGCCGTCCACTCGGCTCACGAGCAGGGGGTCCTCCACCGGGACCTCAAGCCCGCCAACATCCTCGTCGACTCCGCCGGGCGGCCCTTCATCACGGATTTCGGCCTGGCCAAGAACCTCGAGGCCAGCGGGGCCATCTCGCTGACGCCCTCGGGATTCGTCGTGGGATCCCCCGCCTACATGAGTCCGGAGCAGGCCCGCGGGCGGGACGATCTCGACCGCCGGACGGACGTCTACGCCCTGGGGGCGATCCTCTACGAGGTCCTCACCGGGCGGCCGCCGGTCGAGGGCAAGGGGCCCGTCGAAATGCTCTCGAAGGTGGTGGACGGGGCGATCGACCCGCCGTCGGAGCGGGCGCGCAAGCTGGGGCTTCCGCCGCCCGATCCCGGGCTCGAGGCGATCTGCCGGAAGGCCATGGCCCCGGATCCCGAAAAACGCTACGCGACGGCGGAGGCGATGGCGGCCGACTTGGGGCGCTGGCTCGGGGAATCTCCCTCCCCCTCGCGGAGGCGCGGAAGCCGGGCGGCCTGGGCGGCGGCCGCCGGAGCGCTGGCCCTCCTGGCCGCGCTCGTCCCGCTTCTTCCTTCCTCCTCGCCCCACGCGCGCCGGCACGCGCTCCTCGTGGTCGGCGCGTCCGCCCGCATGAACGCTCCCGATACGGCGATCCGCACGCGCCTCAACGGTCTCGGGTTCGCCGTCACGGTGGTCGATGCGGGCCTCCTGGTCCCCGCCGACGTCGAGGAGAAGGGGTTGATCGCGCTCGCCCCCTCGCTCCCGGGGAAGGACTTCGCGGAGGCGGAGCGGTTCGCCGCCCTTCCGGTTCCGATCCTGTGCGCCGGCCCCGATCTGTGGGACGCCCTCGGGATGACGCTTGGGGCGGCCGAGGCGGAGCGGAACGACGCCGAGCGTCCGACGGAGGTGGAGATCCGGACGCCCGGGGGACATCCGCTGGGGGCGGGTCTTTCCGGCCCCGTGCGATTCTTCCGGCGTCCCGTTGCCGTCCGGCGGGTCCGGCCTGCGGAAGGCGCTCTCGTTGTGGCCTCGGTTCCGGGCGATCCGACCCGGCCGCTCGTCTTCGCTTATCCGAAGGGAGCGGCCATGAGACGCCGGACGGCGCCCGCGCCGCGGGTGGGATTTCTTTTCCCCGAGGATCCCGAGGTTCCCCTCGACGAGGCCGGCTGGGCGCTCTTCGACGCGGCGGTGCGCTGGTGCCTGTCGCCGGAACCGTAG
- a CDS encoding aldo/keto reductase: MDLRPFGPTGRDVPVVGQGTWRMELAPASAVAALRRGLDLGMTHIDTAEMYGDGRVEEIVGRAIRGRRDEVFLVSKVLPSNASYEGTLRACERSLARLGTDRLDLYLLHWPGRHPFEETVRAFERLKREGKILAYGVSNFDADELDEAVRIAGPGRIACNQVLYHLGERAIEHRVLPRCAALGMALVAYSPYGQGAFPDPRSEGGRALEEVARALGATPRQVALAFLLRNPRVFVIPKASRPEHLEENAGAAAVKLGPEDAAKIDRAFPRGRPRPLPVL, from the coding sequence ATGGATCTGCGCCCGTTCGGTCCCACCGGTCGGGACGTGCCCGTCGTGGGCCAGGGAACCTGGAGGATGGAGCTCGCGCCGGCATCCGCCGTGGCGGCGCTGCGCCGCGGTCTGGACCTGGGGATGACGCACATCGACACGGCCGAAATGTACGGCGACGGGCGGGTCGAAGAGATCGTGGGCCGGGCGATCCGGGGACGGCGCGACGAGGTCTTCCTGGTTTCGAAGGTCCTTCCCTCGAACGCCTCCTACGAGGGAACGCTTCGGGCCTGCGAGCGGAGCCTGGCGCGGCTCGGGACGGACCGCCTGGATCTCTACCTGCTCCACTGGCCGGGACGGCATCCTTTCGAGGAGACCGTCCGCGCCTTCGAGCGTCTGAAGCGGGAAGGCAAGATCCTCGCTTACGGCGTGAGCAACTTCGACGCGGACGAACTCGACGAGGCCGTCCGCATCGCCGGCCCCGGTCGCATCGCCTGCAACCAGGTTCTCTACCATCTGGGCGAGCGGGCGATCGAGCACCGGGTGCTTCCTCGGTGCGCGGCGCTGGGGATGGCGCTGGTCGCCTACAGCCCGTACGGCCAGGGGGCGTTCCCGGATCCCCGCTCGGAGGGGGGGCGCGCCCTGGAGGAGGTGGCCCGTGCCCTCGGCGCCACGCCGCGCCAGGTCGCGCTGGCGTTTCTGCTGCGGAATCCGCGCGTGTTCGTCATTCCCAAGGCGTCGCGACCGGAGCATCTCGAGGAGAACGCCGGCGCCGCGGCGGTGAAGCTGGGTCCCGAGGACGCGGCGAAGATCGACCGGGCCTTTCCCCGCGGACGGCCGCGGCCCCTCCCGGTGCTCTGA
- a CDS encoding PQQ-binding-like beta-propeller repeat protein, with translation MILLWTIFLAVAPSPSRAGDGPAGGSPEPSSRADDWPQLKFDARRSGNAPDREVRPPLGLVGAVPLTDAIQTSPVVADGRVHVVDGSGVAFALDARTLEVVWKTPTRGGAGNVNNVSSPAVIGPYLHFGTSAGYYYVLDRATGRIVREIDCGDAIFSSPAVGNGRAYFVTLGSTVYAVEPDGTLAWTWDFVREVLRFEGDRWSGADWLKHKQGRVTWREHFVTSRDLSLYGRTVLIPAGGRTVFLEDAGGRAELRRIGEIPAYDGREYPACFGQSVGEEGEVYVQWHRRDNAGRVEILRPKGGAIETDFVKGTQTAIHLPGLLSFASVSIRGKDVYRCRPEEGFGLARHAAGREDPEVLAPTGAIASPILLRDTAVYGGLDGALYVVPLGGGPAWSFRTPWGAPITASPAVSGGRIYFGSEDGYLYVLGPDGTAPPPTRDLEVWKIRRPLAGPWAAARYDWYTNYGDFACTNANAQGLKLPLKVRWVRRVEGTVKHIPVCGGGRLYTHTAEGQVIAVEQDTGRLLWRRWWPGVYLSFTSPLYHQERLYVPQAGLRRSFVRCLDAATGKLLWEAPFTGSPSWSRQFPPVLYGRRRVIYASGSGTYAPQGSEKPFTFKAEPEHFPGGKEVMSWIYSNDNPYYPSDNRPLIWAWDLETGRLVWQKDFSEYGRGGNDCGLALMDGRLYYSTFFGYAAELRRRRGQPAEANGLTACLDPETGDVHWLTTRYYVTSKCTVSARDGRIYLGGNNRPHERTEDRFITCLNAADGSLVWQSEPVKSALNVITVGERYIFSMALRGNGHILDRHTGKILSTITHNYACCRFTMSEPYLLGANVDIVDLSDGNRLVSTGPAVDSRECLGAVVSNGRVFYTSQASGFQLSLVGADEARELGPPWERR, from the coding sequence ATGATCCTCCTCTGGACGATTTTCCTGGCGGTCGCTCCTTCGCCCTCACGCGCGGGCGACGGGCCGGCGGGCGGATCCCCGGAGCCCTCATCCCGGGCCGACGACTGGCCCCAGCTCAAGTTCGACGCGCGGCGCTCCGGAAACGCGCCCGACCGGGAGGTCCGACCCCCGCTCGGCCTCGTGGGCGCGGTGCCTCTCACCGACGCGATCCAGACCTCGCCCGTGGTCGCCGACGGCCGCGTCCATGTCGTCGACGGCTCGGGCGTCGCCTTCGCCCTCGACGCGCGCACGCTCGAGGTCGTCTGGAAAACTCCCACCCGCGGAGGCGCGGGGAACGTCAACAACGTCTCGTCCCCCGCTGTGATCGGCCCGTACCTTCACTTCGGAACCTCCGCCGGGTACTACTACGTTCTCGACCGCGCCACCGGCCGCATCGTGCGGGAAATCGATTGCGGGGATGCGATCTTTTCGAGTCCCGCCGTCGGCAACGGGCGTGCGTACTTCGTCACCCTGGGTTCCACGGTTTACGCGGTCGAGCCGGACGGTACCCTCGCCTGGACGTGGGACTTCGTGCGCGAGGTCCTCCGATTCGAGGGCGACCGCTGGAGCGGAGCCGACTGGCTCAAGCACAAGCAGGGCCGCGTCACGTGGAGGGAGCACTTCGTGACCTCACGGGACCTGTCGCTCTACGGCCGCACGGTCCTCATCCCGGCGGGCGGCCGGACGGTCTTTTTGGAAGATGCCGGAGGCCGGGCGGAGCTCCGCAGGATCGGAGAGATCCCCGCCTACGACGGACGCGAGTATCCCGCCTGCTTCGGGCAGAGCGTGGGCGAGGAGGGCGAGGTCTACGTGCAGTGGCATCGCCGCGACAACGCCGGTCGCGTCGAGATCCTCCGGCCGAAAGGCGGCGCGATCGAAACCGACTTCGTCAAAGGCACTCAGACGGCGATTCACCTTCCGGGGCTTCTGAGCTTCGCGTCGGTCAGCATCCGCGGCAAGGACGTCTACCGGTGCCGGCCGGAGGAAGGCTTCGGGCTCGCGCGGCACGCCGCCGGCCGCGAAGATCCCGAAGTTCTGGCCCCAACCGGAGCGATCGCTTCTCCGATTCTCCTTCGCGACACGGCCGTCTACGGAGGACTCGACGGCGCCCTCTATGTCGTCCCCCTGGGCGGAGGCCCCGCGTGGTCGTTCCGGACGCCCTGGGGGGCGCCGATCACGGCTTCGCCGGCGGTTTCCGGCGGCCGCATCTATTTCGGAAGCGAAGACGGCTACCTGTACGTGCTGGGACCGGACGGGACGGCGCCGCCGCCGACCCGCGACCTCGAGGTGTGGAAAATCCGCCGGCCGCTGGCCGGTCCCTGGGCGGCCGCCCGCTACGACTGGTACACGAACTACGGCGACTTCGCCTGCACCAACGCCAACGCCCAGGGGCTCAAACTGCCCCTCAAGGTGCGATGGGTCCGGCGCGTCGAAGGGACCGTCAAGCACATCCCGGTCTGCGGCGGAGGACGGCTCTATACGCACACCGCCGAGGGACAGGTGATCGCCGTCGAGCAGGATACCGGACGTCTTCTCTGGAGACGCTGGTGGCCGGGGGTGTATCTTTCGTTCACCTCGCCGCTTTACCATCAGGAGCGGCTCTACGTGCCTCAGGCGGGCCTCCGGCGATCCTTCGTGCGGTGCCTCGACGCGGCGACCGGGAAGCTCCTCTGGGAAGCTCCTTTTACCGGCTCGCCGAGCTGGAGCCGGCAGTTCCCGCCGGTCCTGTACGGACGGCGGCGGGTCATTTACGCCTCCGGCTCCGGCACGTACGCGCCCCAGGGCTCGGAGAAGCCCTTCACCTTCAAGGCCGAACCGGAACACTTCCCCGGCGGAAAGGAGGTCATGAGCTGGATTTACTCCAACGACAACCCCTACTACCCGTCGGACAACCGGCCTCTGATCTGGGCGTGGGATCTCGAAACCGGACGCCTCGTGTGGCAGAAGGATTTTTCCGAGTACGGCCGGGGCGGAAACGACTGCGGCCTGGCCCTCATGGACGGCAGGCTCTATTACTCCACGTTCTTCGGGTACGCCGCGGAGCTGCGGCGCCGCCGCGGCCAGCCCGCCGAAGCGAACGGACTGACGGCATGCCTGGATCCCGAAACGGGCGACGTCCATTGGCTGACCACCCGGTACTACGTCACGTCCAAGTGCACGGTCAGCGCCCGGGATGGACGGATCTATCTGGGCGGCAACAACCGCCCGCACGAACGGACCGAGGATCGCTTCATCACGTGCCTCAACGCCGCCGACGGTTCGCTCGTCTGGCAATCCGAACCGGTGAAATCCGCCCTCAACGTCATCACCGTGGGCGAACGTTACATCTTCTCGATGGCGCTCCGGGGCAACGGTCACATCCTCGACCGCCACACGGGCAAAATCCTCAGCACGATCACCCACAACTACGCCTGCTGCCGGTTCACGATGTCGGAGCCGTACCTCCTCGGAGCCAACGTGGACATCGTGGATCTGTCCGACGGCAACAGGCTCGTCTCCACGGGGCCGGCCGTGGATTCGCGCGAGTGCCTGGGGGCGGTCGTCTCGAACGGCCGCGTCTTCTACACGTCCCAGGCGAGCGGGTTTCAGCTTTCTCTGGTCGGAGCGGACGAGGCCCGCGAGCTGGGCCCCCCCTGGGAACGCCGGTGA
- a CDS encoding PDZ domain-containing protein: MAIACLAAALLGTPVQEDQDAAHRRILERVEREVRESYLRLRHELRALIRSEIERARAAAPRRAYLGIVAGDLGDDERRALGIPGGIKIAEVRGPAREAGVRPGDILLEVDGVPVSEERIAGILGRYRPGDRVAVTVLRDRRRETLNLRLGERAE; this comes from the coding sequence ATGGCGATCGCGTGCCTCGCGGCGGCGCTTCTCGGGACCCCCGTTCAGGAGGATCAGGACGCCGCGCATCGGCGGATTCTCGAGCGCGTCGAGCGCGAGGTCCGCGAATCCTACCTCCGCCTGCGCCACGAGCTTCGCGCGCTCATCCGTTCGGAGATCGAGCGGGCGCGCGCGGCGGCTCCCCGGCGCGCCTACCTGGGCATCGTCGCCGGCGATCTGGGAGACGACGAGCGCCGCGCGCTCGGAATTCCGGGAGGCATCAAGATCGCCGAGGTGCGCGGCCCGGCCCGCGAGGCGGGCGTCCGGCCGGGAGACATCCTGCTCGAGGTCGATGGGGTTCCGGTCAGCGAGGAGCGCATCGCCGGGATCCTGGGGCGGTACCGTCCTGGAGACCGCGTGGCGGTCACGGTGCTGAGAGATCGGCGCCGGGAAACGCTGAACCTCCGGTTGGGGGAGCGCGCCGAGTAG